In a single window of the Serratia quinivorans genome:
- the smtA gene encoding putative S-adenosyl-L-methionine-dependent methyltransferase: MQDRNFDDIAEKFARNIYGTTKGKIRQAVVWQDLTTLLAQLPQRPLRILDAGGGEGHMACQLAELGHQVLLCDLSGEMIQRAALLAEQKGVSQNMQFIQSSAQDIGQHLEQPVDLILFHAVLEWIAEPEAALQALFNCLLPGGALSLMFFNANGLLMRNVVLGNFQLVNPEVRRRRKRSLSPQYPHSPPQVYGWLEQLGMRISGKTGVRVFHDYLQSRQLQTQKFEELLALEQHYCRQEPYVSLGRYIHVMAHKPNLKDEL; encoded by the coding sequence ATGCAGGATCGCAATTTTGACGATATTGCTGAAAAGTTTGCGCGTAATATTTACGGCACCACCAAAGGGAAAATCCGCCAGGCTGTGGTTTGGCAGGATCTGACCACGCTGTTGGCCCAGTTGCCGCAGCGGCCGCTGCGCATTCTGGATGCCGGCGGTGGCGAAGGCCATATGGCCTGCCAATTGGCAGAATTAGGACATCAGGTGTTGTTGTGCGATCTTTCTGGTGAGATGATCCAACGCGCCGCGTTGCTGGCTGAGCAGAAAGGTGTGAGCCAGAACATGCAATTCATACAAAGTTCAGCCCAGGATATTGGTCAACACTTGGAACAGCCGGTTGATCTGATATTGTTCCATGCGGTGCTTGAATGGATCGCCGAACCTGAGGCTGCGCTGCAGGCGTTATTTAATTGCCTGTTGCCGGGTGGCGCACTGTCATTGATGTTCTTTAACGCCAATGGCCTCTTGATGCGTAACGTGGTGTTGGGTAATTTCCAACTGGTGAACCCAGAGGTCAGAAGACGCAGAAAGCGTTCGCTGTCGCCGCAGTACCCGCATAGTCCACCGCAGGTGTACGGCTGGCTGGAACAGTTGGGCATGCGTATCAGCGGGAAAACCGGCGTGCGGGTGTTCCACGATTATCTGCAGAGCAGGCAGTTACAGACACAAAAATTTGAAGAGTTACTGGCGCTTGAACAGCACTATTGCCGGCAGGAGCCGTACGTGAGTTTGGGGCGCTATATTCACGTCATGGCGCATAAACCAAACCTGAAGGACGAACTATGA
- the mukB gene encoding Structural maintenance of chromosome-related protein, translated as MIERGKFRSLTLVNWNGFFARTFDLDELVTTLSGGNGAGKSTTMAAFVTALIPDLTLLHFRNTTEAGATSGSRDKGLHGKLRAGVCYSTLDVLNSRHQRVVVGVRLQQVAGRDRKVDIKPFVIQGLPTAVQPTELLTQTVGERQARVLSLQELKDRVEEMEGVQFKQFNSITDYHSLMFDLGVIPKRLRSSSDRSKFYRLIEASLYGGISSAITRSLRDYLLPENSGVRKAFQDMEAALRENRMTLEAIRVTQSDRDLFKHLISEATSYVAADYMRHANERRIHLDGALALRNDLLGSRKQLAAEQYRHVEMARELAEQSGAESDLETDYQAASDHLNLVQTAMRQQEKIERYEGDLEELTYRLEEQNEVVAEASEQQAENEARAEAAELEVDELKSQLADYQQALDVQQTRAIQYQQALQALDRARTLCQLPELTAENAEHWLDTFQAREQEATEALLMLEQKLSVADAAHGQFEQAYQLVGKIAGQVSRSEAWQCARELLRDWPSQQHLAERVQPLRMRLSELEQRLRSQQDAERLLQEFCKRHGQQYQPDELDALQQELEERLESLSQGVSDAGERRMEMRQELEQIQQRIRELTTRAPIWLAAQDALSQLSEQSGEALESSQQVTEYMQQLLERERETTVERDEVAAGKRAVEAQIERLSQPGGAEDQRLVTLAERFGGVLLSEIYDDVTIDDAPYFSALYGPSRHAIVVPDLSLVREMLEGLEDCPEDLYLIEGDPQSFDDSVFAVEEQDRAVLVKTAERQWRYSRYPAVPLFGRAARENRLEILHAEREKLAERYATLSFDVQKTQRSHQAFSRFIGNHLAVAFDADPEAEIRGLNTRRGEIERALNNHEAQNQQQRQQYDQAKEGISALNRLTPLVSLLNDETLQDRVEEIREELEEAQDAARHIQQHGVSLTKLEPLLSVLQSDPQQHEQLQQDYTQAQSVQRQAKQQAFALIEVVQRRAHFSYTDSAGMQNANNDLNDKLRQRLEHAEAERTRAREQLRQYQTQFTQYSQVLASLKSSYDAKRDMLKELSQELVDIGVQADANAEARARTRRDELHAGLSTNRARRNQLEKQLTFCEAEMDSLQKKLRKLERDYYQLREQVVTAKAGWCAVMRLVKDNGVERRLHRRELAYMDGDELRSMSDKALGALRLAVSDNEHLRDVLRLSEDPKRPERKIQFYIAVYQHLRERIRQDIIRTDDPVEAIEQMEIELGRLTEELTAREQKLAISSKSVANIIRKTIQREQNRIRMLNQGLQAVSFGQVKSVRLNVNVREAHATLLDVLSEQQEQHQDLFNSNRLTFSEALAKLYQRLNPQIDMGQRTPQTIGEELLDYRNYLELEVEVFRGSDGWLRAESGALSTGEAIGTGMSILVMVVQSWEEESRRLRGKDISPCRLLFLDEAARLDAKSIATLFELCDRLEMQLIIAAPENISPEKGTTYKLVRKVFQNHEHVHVVGLRGFANEPPVLGVTAAETP; from the coding sequence ATGATTGAACGCGGTAAATTTCGCTCGCTGACGTTGGTTAACTGGAACGGCTTCTTTGCCCGCACCTTTGATCTCGATGAACTGGTGACCACGCTGTCCGGCGGTAACGGGGCAGGGAAATCCACCACCATGGCGGCCTTCGTCACTGCGCTGATCCCCGATTTGACGCTGTTGCACTTTCGTAACACCACCGAAGCCGGTGCCACCAGTGGCTCTCGCGACAAAGGTTTGCACGGTAAACTGCGCGCCGGGGTGTGTTATTCGACCCTCGACGTGCTCAACTCGCGCCACCAACGCGTGGTAGTTGGTGTCCGTCTGCAGCAGGTTGCCGGCCGTGACCGCAAGGTGGACATCAAACCGTTCGTTATTCAGGGCTTGCCGACGGCGGTGCAGCCGACGGAACTTTTGACCCAAACGGTGGGCGAGCGTCAGGCACGCGTGCTGTCGTTGCAGGAACTGAAAGATCGCGTTGAAGAGATGGAAGGGGTGCAGTTCAAGCAGTTTAACTCCATCACCGATTACCACTCATTAATGTTCGATCTGGGCGTGATCCCGAAACGCCTGCGTTCATCGTCCGATCGCAGCAAGTTCTATCGTCTGATTGAAGCCTCGCTGTACGGCGGTATTTCCAGCGCCATCACCCGCTCGCTGCGTGACTACCTGTTGCCGGAAAACAGCGGCGTGCGCAAGGCATTCCAGGATATGGAAGCGGCGCTGCGTGAAAACCGCATGACGCTCGAAGCGATCCGCGTGACCCAATCCGACCGCGACCTGTTCAAACATTTGATTTCCGAGGCCACCTCTTACGTGGCGGCGGACTACATGCGTCATGCCAATGAGCGGCGCATTCATCTGGACGGGGCACTGGCGCTGCGTAACGATCTGCTGGGCAGCCGCAAACAGTTGGCCGCCGAGCAATACCGTCATGTGGAAATGGCGCGCGAACTGGCGGAGCAGAGCGGTGCGGAATCCGATCTGGAAACCGATTATCAGGCCGCCAGCGATCACCTGAATCTGGTACAAACGGCGATGCGTCAGCAGGAAAAGATCGAGCGTTATGAAGGCGATCTGGAAGAGCTGACCTACCGACTGGAAGAACAGAATGAAGTGGTTGCGGAGGCCAGCGAACAGCAGGCCGAAAACGAAGCACGTGCCGAGGCAGCCGAACTGGAAGTGGATGAGCTGAAAAGCCAACTCGCCGACTACCAGCAGGCGCTCGACGTGCAGCAGACCCGCGCCATTCAATATCAGCAGGCGTTGCAGGCACTGGATCGCGCACGCACGTTGTGCCAACTGCCAGAACTGACCGCCGAAAATGCCGAACACTGGCTGGATACTTTCCAGGCGCGCGAGCAGGAAGCGACAGAAGCACTGCTGATGCTCGAGCAAAAACTGAGCGTGGCCGACGCCGCGCACGGCCAGTTTGAACAGGCATATCAGCTGGTGGGTAAAATCGCCGGTCAGGTCAGCCGCAGTGAAGCCTGGCAGTGCGCGCGCGAATTGCTGCGCGACTGGCCATCACAGCAACACCTTGCCGAACGCGTGCAACCTTTGCGTATGCGCCTGAGCGAGCTGGAACAGCGTCTGCGCTCCCAGCAGGATGCCGAGCGTCTGTTGCAGGAATTCTGTAAGCGCCATGGCCAGCAGTATCAGCCGGACGAACTTGATGCCCTGCAACAAGAGCTGGAAGAGCGTCTGGAATCGCTGTCGCAGGGTGTTAGCGATGCTGGTGAGCGTCGGATGGAAATGCGCCAGGAGCTGGAGCAAATTCAGCAACGCATCCGCGAACTGACTACCCGCGCCCCTATTTGGTTGGCAGCGCAGGATGCTCTGAGCCAGCTTAGTGAGCAGAGTGGCGAAGCGCTTGAAAGCAGCCAGCAGGTGACGGAGTACATGCAGCAACTGCTGGAGCGCGAACGTGAAACTACCGTTGAGCGCGACGAAGTGGCTGCCGGTAAGCGTGCCGTTGAAGCGCAAATTGAACGTCTCAGCCAGCCTGGCGGTGCCGAAGATCAGCGTCTGGTCACGCTGGCCGAACGTTTTGGTGGCGTGCTGCTGTCTGAAATCTACGACGACGTCACCATCGACGATGCACCGTACTTCTCCGCCTTGTACGGCCCGTCGCGCCACGCCATTGTGGTGCCGGATCTGTCACTGGTACGCGAGATGCTGGAAGGGTTGGAAGACTGTCCGGAAGATCTCTATCTGATCGAGGGGGATCCGCAGTCGTTCGATGACAGCGTATTCGCCGTCGAAGAACAAGACCGCGCGGTGTTGGTTAAAACTGCCGAACGCCAGTGGCGTTACTCGCGTTACCCGGCTGTGCCGTTGTTTGGCCGTGCCGCACGTGAGAATCGCCTGGAAATATTGCATGCCGAGCGGGAAAAGTTGGCAGAGCGTTATGCCACCCTGTCGTTCGACGTGCAGAAAACCCAGCGTTCGCACCAGGCCTTCAGCCGCTTTATCGGTAACCATCTGGCGGTAGCCTTTGACGCCGATCCGGAAGCGGAGATCCGTGGTCTCAATACCCGCCGTGGTGAAATCGAGCGCGCGCTGAATAACCATGAAGCGCAGAACCAGCAGCAGCGTCAGCAATACGATCAGGCAAAAGAGGGCATTTCTGCACTTAACCGTCTGACACCGCTGGTTTCATTGCTAAACGATGAAACCCTTCAGGATCGGGTGGAAGAAATCCGTGAGGAGCTGGAAGAGGCGCAGGATGCCGCGCGTCATATTCAGCAGCACGGCGTTTCCCTGACCAAGCTGGAGCCGCTGCTGTCGGTGCTGCAGAGCGATCCGCAGCAGCATGAGCAGTTGCAACAGGATTACACTCAGGCGCAGAGCGTGCAGCGTCAGGCCAAGCAGCAGGCGTTTGCCCTGATTGAAGTGGTGCAGCGTCGCGCGCACTTCAGCTATACCGACTCTGCCGGTATGCAAAATGCCAATAACGATCTCAACGACAAGCTGCGCCAGCGTCTGGAGCATGCGGAAGCGGAACGTACCCGTGCCCGTGAGCAGTTGCGCCAGTATCAGACCCAGTTTACCCAGTACAGCCAGGTGCTGGCATCGCTGAAAAGCTCGTATGACGCGAAGCGCGACATGCTCAAAGAGCTGAGTCAGGAACTGGTAGATATCGGTGTGCAGGCGGATGCCAATGCCGAAGCCCGTGCGCGCACTCGTCGTGATGAATTGCATGCGGGCCTGAGCACCAACCGCGCACGTCGTAACCAACTGGAAAAACAGCTGACCTTCTGCGAAGCGGAAATGGACAGCCTGCAGAAGAAACTGCGCAAGCTGGAGCGCGACTATTATCAGCTGCGTGAGCAGGTGGTCACCGCCAAAGCAGGTTGGTGCGCCGTGATGCGCCTGGTGAAAGACAATGGCGTTGAACGTCGTCTGCACCGCCGCGAACTGGCCTATATGGACGGTGACGAGCTGCGCTCAATGTCGGATAAGGCACTCGGTGCGCTGCGTCTGGCGGTGTCGGATAACGAACATCTGCGCGATGTGCTGCGCCTGTCGGAAGATCCCAAGCGCCCGGAACGCAAGATCCAGTTCTATATTGCGGTCTATCAGCATCTGCGCGAGCGTATTCGTCAGGATATCATTCGTACCGACGACCCGGTTGAGGCCATCGAACAGATGGAAATCGAACTGGGCCGCCTGACCGAAGAGTTGACCGCACGTGAGCAGAAACTGGCGATCAGTTCCAAGAGCGTGGCGAACATCATTCGCAAAACCATCCAGCGCGAACAGAACCGTATCCGCATGCTCAACCAGGGCCTGCAGGCGGTTTCCTTCGGGCAGGTGAAGAGCGTGCGATTGAACGTCAACGTGCGTGAAGCGCATGCGACGCTGCTGGACGTGCTTTCCGAGCAACAGGAACAGCATCAGGACCTGTTCAACAGCAACCGACTGACCTTCTCGGAGGCCTTGGCCAAGCTGTATCAGCGTCTGAACCCGCAGATTGACATGGGGCAGCGCACGCCACAGACCATCGGCGAAGAGCTGCTGGATTACCGCAACTACCTGGAGCTGGAAGTGGAAGTCTTCCGCGGCTCCGACGGTTGGCTGCGTGCCGAGAGTGGCGCGTTGTCTACCGGGGAAGCGATCGGTACCGGGATGTCGATTCTGGTTATGGTGGTACAGAGCTGGGAAGAAGAGTCTCGCCGCCTGCGCGGTAAGGATATTTCCCCATGCCGCCTGCTGTTCCTCGATGAAGCGGCGCGACTGGATGCCAAATCCATCGCCACGCTGTTCGAGCTGTGCGATCGTCTGGAAATGCAGCTGATCATCGCGGCACCGGAAAATATCAGCCCGGAAAAAGGCACGACTTATAAGCTGGTGCGTAAAGTGTTCCAAAATCATGAACATGTACACGTAGTGGGGCTGCGCGGTTTTGCTAATGAGCCGCCGGTTCTGGGTGTTACTGCGGCAGAAACGCCGTAA
- the mukE gene encoding condesin subunit E: MSSTNIEQIMPVKLAKALSNALFPALDSQLRAGRHIGIDELDNHAFLMDFQDELEEFYTRYSVELIRAPEGFFYLRPRSTTLIPRSVLSELDMMVGKILCYLYLSPERLAHEGIFSHQELYDELLSLADESKLLKFVNQRSTGSDLDRQKLHEKVRTSLNRLRRLGMVYFMGNDSSKFRITEAVFRFGADVRSGDDPREAQLRMIRDGEAMPVENSLLLNDESDAEDSPLDTTPDSAEDEQE, from the coding sequence ATGTCATCGACAAATATTGAACAAATAATGCCAGTCAAGCTGGCCAAGGCATTGTCTAACGCGCTGTTCCCGGCGCTGGACAGCCAACTGCGTGCGGGTCGTCACATCGGTATCGATGAACTGGACAACCACGCCTTCTTAATGGATTTCCAGGATGAACTGGAAGAATTCTACACCCGTTACAGCGTAGAGCTGATCCGCGCGCCGGAAGGATTCTTCTATCTGCGTCCACGCTCTACCACGCTGATCCCGCGTTCGGTGCTGTCCGAGCTGGATATGATGGTGGGGAAAATCCTGTGCTATCTGTATCTCAGCCCGGAACGTCTGGCGCATGAGGGCATTTTCAGCCATCAAGAGCTGTACGACGAGCTGCTGAGCCTGGCGGACGAGAGCAAATTGCTGAAGTTCGTTAATCAGCGTTCTACCGGCTCGGATCTCGATCGCCAGAAGCTGCATGAAAAAGTACGTACTTCACTGAACCGTCTGCGTCGTTTGGGCATGGTCTATTTCATGGGCAACGACAGCAGCAAGTTCCGTATTACCGAGGCGGTGTTCCGCTTTGGCGCCGATGTGCGCAGCGGTGACGATCCGCGTGAAGCGCAGTTGCGTATGATCCGCGACGGCGAAGCAATGCCGGTTGAAAACAGCCTGTTGCTGAATGATGAGAGCGATGCGGAAGACTCGCCGCTTGATACCACACCGGACAGTGCAGAGGATGAACAGGAATGA
- a CDS encoding DUF218 domain, whose translation MLFNLKKFIGAILMPLPALLLLMGLALLLLWFTRWQKSGKVIFTLSWLFLLLFSLQPVADRLLRPIESEYVTYRGNDPVNYIVVLGGGYTFNPDWAPSSNLIGNSLPRVTEGVRLYLAHPGAKMVFTGAGSPKTLSNAATAAQVAESLGVPRSDIVLLDRPLDTEQEALQVSKLVGQQPFILVTSANHLPRAMRFFEAKGLHPIPAPANQLAISSRLNIWDRVVPSAMFLGHSERAWYETLGSLWQRLKGSDEVSVD comes from the coding sequence ATGCTGTTTAACCTGAAAAAGTTCATTGGTGCCATTTTAATGCCGTTGCCCGCGCTGTTACTGCTGATGGGACTGGCGCTGTTACTGCTGTGGTTCACCCGTTGGCAAAAAAGCGGCAAGGTCATTTTCACGCTGAGCTGGCTGTTTTTACTGCTTTTCAGCCTGCAGCCGGTGGCCGACAGATTACTGCGCCCGATAGAATCTGAGTATGTCACCTATCGTGGCAATGACCCGGTGAATTATATCGTGGTGCTGGGTGGCGGCTATACCTTTAATCCGGATTGGGCGCCCAGTTCCAATCTGATCGGCAATAGCCTGCCGCGAGTCACGGAAGGTGTGCGCTTATATCTCGCCCATCCAGGGGCGAAAATGGTGTTTACCGGCGCCGGGAGTCCCAAAACCCTGAGTAACGCGGCAACCGCGGCGCAGGTGGCGGAAAGCCTGGGAGTCCCCCGCAGTGATATCGTGCTGTTGGATCGCCCGTTGGATACCGAGCAGGAGGCATTGCAGGTGTCGAAGCTGGTCGGCCAGCAGCCGTTTATTCTGGTGACTTCAGCCAACCATTTACCGCGCGCCATGCGCTTCTTTGAAGCCAAGGGGCTGCACCCGATCCCGGCGCCGGCCAATCAGTTGGCCATCAGTTCACGATTGAATATCTGGGATCGGGTGGTGCCTTCGGCGATGTTCCTCGGCCACAGCGAGCGGGCCTGGTATGAAACGCTGGGCAGCCTGTGGCAACGGCTGAAAGGCTCCGATGAAGTATCTGTCGACTGA
- a CDS encoding Phosphotransferase enzyme family: protein MEQLRAELSIVLGESISRLERVSEQPYAHMYSLYDQQGHAIPLMAKSFVCQGIAQQEAYKLSMLSREGDIRLPTVYGVVYTHQAPYKEILLIERLRGVSVEAPTRTPNRWNTLMEQIVDGVLAWHRIDSHGCVGTVDSTQENDWFCWYQQRVEVLWSTLGNLNSPLLTMDDRRLLYRTREALTHFFVGFDDPCVLVHGNLSLRSMLKDPKSDQLLAMLNPGMMLWAPREYELFRLCEAGMPSQLLFYYLQRAPVAESFLMRRWLYVVWEAVGRLIHTGKLERQPFDYASKQLLPWITG from the coding sequence ATGGAGCAGTTACGCGCCGAACTGAGTATTGTGCTGGGTGAGTCCATCAGCCGGTTGGAACGCGTCAGCGAACAACCTTATGCCCACATGTATTCACTGTATGACCAACAGGGCCACGCGATCCCGCTGATGGCGAAAAGCTTTGTCTGCCAGGGCATCGCCCAACAAGAAGCTTACAAGCTGTCGATGCTGTCACGTGAAGGGGATATTCGCCTGCCGACGGTGTATGGCGTGGTCTATACGCACCAGGCACCCTATAAAGAAATCTTGTTGATCGAGCGCTTGCGTGGAGTGTCCGTAGAGGCGCCGACGCGCACGCCGAATCGTTGGAATACGTTGATGGAGCAGATTGTCGATGGCGTATTGGCCTGGCACCGCATTGACAGTCATGGCTGCGTGGGCACGGTAGACAGCACCCAGGAGAACGACTGGTTCTGTTGGTATCAACAACGGGTCGAAGTGCTATGGTCAACCTTGGGTAATCTCAACTCGCCGCTGCTGACGATGGATGATCGCCGCTTGTTGTATCGCACCCGTGAAGCATTGACCCACTTTTTTGTCGGTTTCGACGATCCTTGCGTATTGGTGCACGGTAACTTGTCGCTGCGCAGTATGTTGAAAGATCCGAAAAGCGATCAACTCTTGGCGATGCTCAACCCCGGAATGATGCTGTGGGCACCGCGTGAATATGAGTTATTCAGGTTATGTGAAGCGGGAATGCCGAGCCAGTTGCTGTTTTATTATTTGCAACGTGCGCCGGTAGCGGAGTCCTTCCTGATGCGGCGTTGGTTGTATGTGGTATGGGAAGCGGTAGGGCGGTTGATTCATACCGGCAAACTGGAGCGGCAGCCGTTTGACTATGCGTCCAAACAACTGCTGCCCTGGATTACCGGTTAA
- the mukF gene encoding condesin subunit F — protein MSEFSQTVPELVAWARKNDFSISLPTERLAFLLAIATLNGERLDGEMSEGELVDAFRHVSKGFEQTHETVAVRANNAINDMVRQRLLNRFISELADGNAIYRLTPLGIGITDYYIRQREFSTLRLSMQLSIVAQELKRAADAADEGGDDFHWHRNVFAPLKYSVAEIFDSIDLTQRIMDEQQQGVKDDIAALLNKDWRAAISSCEMLLSETSGTLRELQDTLEAAGDKLQANLLRIQDATLGGAELGFIDKLVFDLQSKLDRIISWGQQAIDLWIGYDRHVHKFIRTAIDMDKNRVFAQRLRQSVQNYFDNPWTLTHANADRLLDMRDEELALRSEEVTGELPPDLEFEEFSEIREQLAAMIEQALKIYQEQQMPLNLGAVMRDYLAQYPRARHFDVARLVVDQAVRLGVAEADFSGLPAQWQAINDYGAKVQAHVIDKY, from the coding sequence ATGAGTGAATTTTCCCAGACAGTACCCGAACTGGTCGCCTGGGCACGGAAAAATGATTTCTCTATTTCGCTCCCTACGGAGCGTCTCGCGTTTTTGCTTGCTATCGCCACTTTGAACGGCGAGCGGCTGGACGGCGAGATGAGCGAAGGTGAGCTGGTTGATGCATTTCGCCATGTCAGCAAGGGTTTCGAACAGACGCATGAAACGGTGGCCGTGCGCGCCAACAATGCGATTAACGACATGGTGCGCCAGCGCCTGTTAAACCGTTTTATCAGCGAACTGGCGGACGGTAACGCGATTTACCGTCTGACGCCGCTGGGCATAGGTATTACCGATTACTATATCCGTCAGCGCGAATTCTCCACGCTGCGTTTGTCGATGCAGTTGTCAATTGTGGCGCAGGAGCTCAAACGCGCCGCCGACGCTGCCGATGAGGGCGGTGACGATTTCCACTGGCACCGCAACGTGTTTGCACCGCTGAAATATTCGGTGGCGGAAATCTTCGACAGTATCGATTTGACCCAGCGCATTATGGATGAACAACAGCAGGGCGTGAAGGACGACATCGCAGCGCTGCTGAACAAAGACTGGCGTGCGGCGATCTCCAGCTGTGAGATGCTGCTGTCCGAAACCTCGGGTACTCTGCGCGAACTGCAGGATACGCTGGAGGCGGCGGGCGATAAACTGCAGGCCAACCTGTTGCGAATTCAGGATGCCACGCTGGGTGGCGCGGAACTGGGCTTTATCGACAAACTGGTGTTCGATCTGCAAAGCAAGCTCGACCGCATTATCAGTTGGGGCCAGCAGGCGATTGACCTGTGGATTGGCTACGACCGCCACGTGCATAAATTTATCCGTACCGCGATCGACATGGACAAGAACCGGGTGTTCGCCCAGCGTTTGCGTCAGTCGGTGCAAAACTATTTCGACAACCCATGGACACTGACCCATGCCAATGCCGACCGTCTGCTGGATATGCGAGACGAGGAACTGGCGCTGCGCAGCGAGGAAGTGACCGGGGAACTGCCGCCGGATCTGGAGTTCGAAGAGTTCAGCGAAATCCGTGAGCAACTGGCGGCAATGATCGAACAAGCACTGAAGATTTATCAGGAACAACAGATGCCGCTCAATTTAGGGGCGGTAATGCGCGATTATCTGGCGCAATATCCGCGTGCTCGTCATTTCGATGTGGCACGTTTAGTGGTCGACCAGGCAGTGCGCCTTGGTGTGGCTGAAGCAGATTTTTCAGGGTTGCCGGCACAGTGGCAGGCAATCAATGATTACGGAGCCAAGGTCCAGGCCCATGTCATCGACAAATATTGA
- a CDS encoding murein L,D-transpeptidase, with product MLLRNGNTVRRLALSCAIACGLASSLPVWATVPAFPVASSGMSVAQSRSELLAALPKGITPYYLSTLAPLYAANRMQLMWQDREAVQQFQQQLAELAMSGVQPQFTQWVKLLTNPAITDVARDVVLSDAMLGYLQFVSSIGANGNNWLYSNIPYKLGLPPNTVINQWQLALRQGKTLAYVNTLAPQHPQYAKMHQALRDMLADGRPWPQMANGPSLRPDQLSSDIPALREILARNGMLTPSTAPVEVQDPPAVLTGSRNEPDDGGLSVDEEKSRDSQSAVVSPAAAPVKDLVPTPQSPFSQQSESPVTVTDNRYTPDLVEGVKRFQKWQGLSADGVIGVRTREWLNVTPQIRASLLALNIQRLRILPGHVDTGIMVNIPNYSLTYYQNGNEVLSSRVIVGRPSRKTPLMSSALNNVVVNPPWNVPTTLVREDIVPKAMRDGSYFQKHGYTVLSGWSNDAEVINPAMIDWSMISPRNFPYRIRQAPGATNSLGRFKFNMPSSDAIYLHDTPNHNLFQKDIRALSSGCVRVNKASDLANMLLQDAGWNNTRVSSTLKQGNTTFVNIRQHIPVKLYYLTAWVSDDGKPQFRTDIYNYDDTVRSGAQILAQAEKLMQ from the coding sequence ATGTTGCTTAGAAATGGAAACACTGTGCGGCGTCTGGCGTTAAGTTGCGCAATCGCATGTGGTCTTGCGTCGTCGTTACCCGTATGGGCAACCGTTCCTGCGTTTCCGGTGGCGTCATCCGGCATGTCAGTTGCGCAAAGCCGTTCGGAACTGCTTGCGGCATTGCCGAAGGGCATTACACCCTATTATCTTTCGACGCTGGCTCCTTTGTACGCGGCGAACCGGATGCAATTGATGTGGCAGGATCGCGAAGCGGTTCAGCAATTTCAGCAGCAACTGGCCGAATTGGCGATGTCCGGCGTACAGCCGCAGTTTACCCAATGGGTGAAGCTGTTGACCAACCCGGCGATTACCGACGTGGCGCGCGATGTGGTGCTGTCTGATGCGATGCTGGGCTATTTACAGTTTGTTTCGTCCATCGGTGCCAACGGTAATAATTGGCTGTACAGCAACATTCCCTACAAGCTTGGTCTGCCACCCAATACGGTGATTAACCAGTGGCAATTGGCGCTGCGTCAGGGCAAGACTCTGGCTTATGTCAATACGCTGGCGCCGCAGCATCCGCAATACGCCAAGATGCATCAGGCCCTGCGGGATATGCTGGCCGATGGCCGTCCGTGGCCACAAATGGCCAATGGCCCAAGCCTGCGTCCGGATCAACTGAGTAGTGATATTCCTGCCTTGCGTGAGATCCTGGCGCGTAACGGCATGCTGACGCCTTCTACGGCACCGGTGGAAGTGCAGGATCCCCCTGCGGTATTGACCGGTTCGCGTAATGAGCCTGACGACGGCGGCCTGTCAGTAGATGAAGAAAAAAGTCGTGACAGTCAGAGTGCCGTTGTCAGCCCGGCCGCCGCCCCGGTCAAAGATCTCGTCCCAACGCCGCAATCGCCTTTTTCGCAGCAGTCAGAAAGCCCGGTGACCGTTACCGATAATCGCTATACTCCCGACCTGGTGGAGGGCGTTAAGCGTTTCCAGAAATGGCAGGGTCTGAGTGCTGACGGCGTCATTGGCGTGCGCACTCGCGAGTGGCTTAACGTAACGCCGCAAATACGAGCCTCGTTGTTGGCGCTGAATATCCAGCGGTTACGCATACTACCCGGCCATGTCGATACCGGTATTATGGTTAATATTCCTAACTACTCGTTGACCTACTACCAAAACGGCAATGAAGTGCTTTCCTCTCGGGTGATCGTGGGTCGGCCTAGCCGCAAGACGCCGTTGATGAGCAGCGCATTGAATAATGTGGTGGTGAACCCGCCGTGGAACGTACCGACTACGCTGGTGCGTGAAGATATCGTGCCGAAGGCGATGCGTGACGGCAGCTACTTCCAGAAGCATGGCTATACCGTGCTCTCGGGGTGGAGCAACGATGCCGAGGTGATTAATCCGGCAATGATCGACTGGAGTATGATTTCGCCTCGTAATTTCCCGTATCGGATCCGTCAGGCTCCGGGAGCGACCAACTCATTGGGGCGTTTTAAATTCAACATGCCGAGTTCGGACGCTATCTATCTGCACGACACGCCCAACCATAATCTGTTCCAGAAGGACATCCGCGCCTTAAGTTCCGGCTGTGTTCGGGTCAACAAGGCATCGGATTTGGCGAATATGCTGCTGCAGGATGCCGGTTGGAACAACACCCGTGTTTCTTCCACCTTGAAACAGGGTAATACCACCTTCGTAAATATCCGCCAGCATATTCCGGTTAAATTGTATTATTTAACCGCCTGGGTCTCTGATGATGGAAAACCACAATTCCGCACAGATATTTACAATTATGATGACACGGTGAGATCGGGCGCACAAATTTTGGCTCAGGCCGAAAAATTAATGCAATAA